ACGGCGGCCGGCATTGTGATCGCCTTCGCTCTCTTCGGCCACTGGATGCTCGCCGACGTCTTCCGGGTGGAGGCGGGCGCCTTCCAGATAGCAGGAGGGGTGCTCGTCTTCACAGTGGCCGCCCGCGGCATGCTTCTTGGGCCGAAGAGCGCCGTACGGTCCAGGAGCCGGGTCTCCGACGACCTGGCTGTCTTTCCCCTCGGATTCCCTTATTTGGCCGGCCCTGGGACGATCGTCACGACGATTCTGCTCATGCAGGCCCACGGTCCGTTGTCTGCCGCCTTGGCGGCCCTCCTGGTTTACGCGGCCGTGCTTCCCGTCCTTCACGCGGCGCCCCTGTTGGAGAGGGCCGCTGGA
This sequence is a window from Acidobacteriota bacterium. Protein-coding genes within it:
- a CDS encoding MarC family protein; translation: MSATVAFLDTLFHDALVLFAMVNAVGNLPLFADLTRGLPSCERAACLRRGTLTAAGIVIAFALFGHWMLADVFRVEAGAFQIAGGVLVFTVAARGMLLGPKSAVRSRSRVSDDLAVFPLGFPYLAGPGTIVTTILLMQAHGPLSAALAALLVYAAVLPVLHAAPLLERAAGKVSVLVVARILYIFIAAKAVAFIVNGARSLLAAAPAV